Below is a window of Clostridium sp. JN-1 DNA.
GGGGCACATTCACAGTTGGCTTTACAATACCAGTTGGAATGTTAATTGGAATTTATCTAAAATTCATAAGGCCTGGAAAAATAGCAGAAGGTACTGTAATAGGAATGCTTCTAATACTACTTGGTGTAATATTAGGGCCTTTTATACAACAAACTGCATTAGCACCTTATTTAACTTTTAATGCTAAACAACTATCAGTTATACTTGCTCTCTATGGTTTCCTTGCAGCTGCACTTCCCGTATGGTTGTTATTACTTCCTAGAGATTATTTAAGCACATATATGAAATTAGGTGTTATAGGATTACTTGTTGTAGGAATTATATTTGTAAGACCTACTATACAAATGCCAGCTATAACTAAATTTGTAAACGGCGGCGGTCCAATAGTTCCTGGTAAAGTATTTCCGTTCCTATTTATTACAATAGCTTGTGGTGCACTATCTGGATTCCATTCACTTATAGGTTCAGGTACTACTCCTAAACTTATTCAAAACGAAAAAGATGTACTGCCTATTGGATTTGGTTCAATGCTTATAGAATCATTTGTAGCTTTAATGGCATTAATTGCTGCAACCTGTCTTCCAACAGCTGATTACTTTGCTATAAACTCAGCACCAGCTGTATTTGCAAAACTAGGAATGGTCCCTCATGAACTTCCAATGTTATCACATTTAGTTGGTGAAAATTTAGCAGGAAGACCTGGTGGTTCTGTATCTCTTGCAGTTGGTATGTCTTATGTATTTTACAGCATTCCTGGACTAAAAGGATTAATGTCTTATTGGTATCACTTCTGTATAATGTTTGAAGCACTATTTATACTAACTACTATAGATTCTGGTACAAGAATAGGCAGATATTTATTGCAAGATTTAATAGGTCCTGTTTGTAAACCACTTGCTAATAAAAATTCAACATTTAATATAATATTCTTCAGTGGTCTTATGTCATTTACATGGGGATATCTACTGTATACAGGAAATATATCAACAATATGGCCGCTATTTGGTACAGCAAATCAAACCCTTTCAGCTATAGCATTTGCAATAGGTACAACTGTTCTTATAAGAAACGGAAAACGAAAGTATGTACCTTTGACTATACTGCCAATGGCATTTATAGGCATAGTAACTTTAACTGCATCAATAGAAAACATTACATTAACTTATATACCTGGTCACAAAACTTTATTAGCTATTATGTCATTAATACTTATATTAATACTTGTAGCTATAATGTATGAAAGCATAAAGGCTTGGGTAAGAGATTGGCATAAGTATTCAGATACTGATAATAAAATAAATCAGTCAGCATAGATTTAAAATCTTTAATAAAGAGGATTTACAAAATTAAGTTTTGTAAGTCCTTTTTTTACTCTATATATAGTTTTGTTTATTTAATCTTTTCATTAAACACGCTGTAATTGTAACACACACCCAATAAAATACCACTTACCGGAAATTTTTGATGTTTAACCCTATATTTATTCTAAAAAGTGAATTCCTGTAATATCATTTGAATTGAGAGTTATCTCAAAATTTTAAATTGCGGATATTGTTTATCATAAATAAATATTCGCACTAAAAGAAAGAGGGGGGACTTTTTCATGAACTCTTTAGTTCTAGTCATCATTGCTGCTCTAGTATTGGTTTTAGGATACAGATTCTACGGCTCATTTATAGCGGCAAAAGTATTAGTTTTGAGGGACACTACTGAAGTTCCATCAAAAATTCATGAAGATGGTCATGACTATGTACCTACAAACAAATGGGTATTACTCGGACACCACTTTGCTGCAATCGCTGGTGCTGGTCCGCTTATAGGACCTGTTCTCGCAGCACAATATGGTTATCTTCCAGGTACTCTTTGGATCTTAATTGGCGGTGTATTTGCTGGTGCAGTACATGACATGGTTATACTTTGTGCATCCGTAAGACATGATGGAGAATCAATTGCTGAAATTGCTAAGTCACTTTTTGGGACAAGAATGGGATTTGTAACTTCCATTGCGGTATTATTTATATTAATAATAAGTATGGCAGGTCTTGGACTTCCAATCATCAATTCATTGTACAACAGCCCATGGGGAACTTTTACAGTTGGTTTCACAATACCTGTTGCTATGTTTATTGGAGTTTATATGAAATTTATAAGGCCAGGAAAAATAGTAGAAGGTACTATAATAGGTATGGCTCTTATAATATTAGGTGTTGCTTTAGGACCTTTTATACAGCATACAGCAATAGCTCCTTACCTAACCTTTAATGCTAAACAACTGTCAGTTATACTTGCTCTTTATGGTTTTCTTGCAGCTGCTCTCCCTGTATGGTTATTATTACTTCCTAGGGATTATCTAAGCACATACATGAAATTAGGTGTTATAGCATTATTAGTTGTTGGTATTGTAATTGTTAGACCTACTCTACAAATGCCTGCTTTTACTAAATTCATACATGGGGGCGGTCCAATAGTTCCTGGTAAAGTATTTCCATTCCTATTTATTACAATAGCGTGCGGTGCATTATCTGGTTTTCACTCATTGATAAGTTCAGGTACTACTCCTAAACTTATTCAAAATGAAAAAGATGTACTGCCTATTGGATTTGGTTCAATGCTTATAGAATCATTTATAGCTTTAATGGCATTAATTGCTGCAACTTGTCTTCCTACAGCTGATTACTTTGCTATAAACTCAGCACCAGAAGTATTTGCAAAACTAGGAATGGTTCCTCATGAACTTCCAATGTTATCGAATATGGTTGGTGAACATTTAGCAGGAAGACCTGGTGGTTCTGTATCACTTGCAGTTGGTATGGGCTACGTATTTTATAAGATTCCTGGATTAGAAGGATTAATGTCTTACTTCTATCATTTCTGCATAATGTTTGAAGCACTGTTTATACTAACTACTATAGATGCCGGTACAAGAATAGGCAGATACTTACTTCAAGACTTATGTGGAAAGTTCTATAAACCACTTGGAAATAGAAATTCATGGTTTAATGTAATAGTATTCAGCGCTATTATATCATTTACATGGGGATATCTACTGTATACAGGTAACATATCAACCATATGGCCATTGTTTGGTACAGCAAACCAAATGCTTGCCGCTATAGCGTTTGCAATAGGAACAACTATTATATTAAAGAAGGGCGTTCCAAAATATGCACTAATTACATTTTTACCTATGGTAGCTATATCAATAATAACTATATCAGCTGCCTTACTCAATATATTCCAAAGTTACTTACCAAAAGGAAATATACTGCTAGCTGTAATATCAGCCGTGTTACTAATACTTCTTGTAATTGTAATTCTTGAAAGTATCAAAGTATGGGTTAAAGATTTTGCTAATATACGAAAATCAAAAAGTCAATCAGTTTAAATAAAAATAAGTGGATGGTTATCTTACACCGTCCACTTATTTTTATATCTATAAATTAATCAAATACATTCGCCAGCTGATTAAATAAGTCCTTTTCTTGTTTTATCTTATCTTCGTTTCCAAGTACACAAATGCAATTTTTCTTCATCGCATCTTCAATTAGATTTCCATATTCCCTAATTTGTTTAACATCCGTATTTAAAACATCTTCTCTTTCTTTTTGTCTATCTTCATATTTAGTACCTTTTATATAATTTTCGGCAGCTGCCTCACCTTGCATTGAAGGATTTAATGGATAGTCTAGGTCAGATATTGCACCAATTATATAC
It encodes the following:
- a CDS encoding carbon starvation protein A, yielding MNSLVLVIIAALVLVLGYRFYGSFIAAKVLVLRDTTEVPSKIHEDGHDYVPTNKWVLLGHHFAAIAGAGPLIGPVLAAQYGYLPGTLWILIGGVFAGAVHDMVILCASVRHDGESIAEIAKSLFGTRMGFVTSIAVLFILIISMAGLGLPIINSLYNSPWGTFTVGFTIPVAMFIGVYMKFIRPGKIVEGTIIGMALIILGVALGPFIQHTAIAPYLTFNAKQLSVILALYGFLAAALPVWLLLLPRDYLSTYMKLGVIALLVVGIVIVRPTLQMPAFTKFIHGGGPIVPGKVFPFLFITIACGALSGFHSLISSGTTPKLIQNEKDVLPIGFGSMLIESFIALMALIAATCLPTADYFAINSAPEVFAKLGMVPHELPMLSNMVGEHLAGRPGGSVSLAVGMGYVFYKIPGLEGLMSYFYHFCIMFEALFILTTIDAGTRIGRYLLQDLCGKFYKPLGNRNSWFNVIVFSAIISFTWGYLLYTGNISTIWPLFGTANQMLAAIAFAIGTTIILKKGVPKYALITFLPMVAISIITISAALLNIFQSYLPKGNILLAVISAVLLILLVIVILESIKVWVKDFANIRKSKSQSV
- a CDS encoding carbon starvation protein A, producing the protein MNSIVLVIVAALVLILGYRIYGSFIAAKVLVLRDTTEVPSKIHEDGHDYVPTNKWVLLGHHFAAIAGAGPLIGPVLAAQYGYLPGTLWILIGGVFAGAVHDMVILCASVRHDGKSIAEIAKANLGSKMGVLTSISILFILIITMAGLGLPVVNSLYNSPWGTFTVGFTIPVGMLIGIYLKFIRPGKIAEGTVIGMLLILLGVILGPFIQQTALAPYLTFNAKQLSVILALYGFLAAALPVWLLLLPRDYLSTYMKLGVIGLLVVGIIFVRPTIQMPAITKFVNGGGPIVPGKVFPFLFITIACGALSGFHSLIGSGTTPKLIQNEKDVLPIGFGSMLIESFVALMALIAATCLPTADYFAINSAPAVFAKLGMVPHELPMLSHLVGENLAGRPGGSVSLAVGMSYVFYSIPGLKGLMSYWYHFCIMFEALFILTTIDSGTRIGRYLLQDLIGPVCKPLANKNSTFNIIFFSGLMSFTWGYLLYTGNISTIWPLFGTANQTLSAIAFAIGTTVLIRNGKRKYVPLTILPMAFIGIVTLTASIENITLTYIPGHKTLLAIMSLILILILVAIMYESIKAWVRDWHKYSDTDNKINQSA